Part of the Lytechinus variegatus isolate NC3 chromosome 16, Lvar_3.0, whole genome shotgun sequence genome, GGGTATCAATAACAATGTCTGGGTATGTTAAAAGTATAGAAGATGGGGTGTAAAAGCTGAAGTCAAACCACCTACACACACATGTTGCCATAATAGCTCTTATATATCTAATACAAGTTGATATTGGATACCCAAAACTCTTTCTCTCCTAATATGAAAGTTACAGGAAATATTGATGCATAAAATTTTGAAGGACATTTACTCCAATATCCATTAGTAATGTTCTCTTTCTTTAATCTTACAGTCCTGGCTAACACAAACTTTTCTCCAACTTCATGCAATTGCAATATCTACATACTCAAGAATAGAATATCATGTCCACACACTGTCATGCAATATTCagtgaaagaatgaatgatagAACTagagtatttttcttcatcaataCCCATAGGCCCTACTGGAAAAGGAAATATCCTTTAAGGAGACCACTACCCCTATTATCTTTCATATTGCATcatgcctccttctgagcataACATATGTCACAGGAAGATGTggaattcacaccacatatgtcaaggtcaggaggagataatgtgaaatatgtaaaataaaggggaaaatcttaaaatttgtgtacacaacaaatggagagttgtccacaaaatcagtgattttgaagcatgtttgccaatttgaggatcccatACAAAGTACAAAAAGACTTTCCAAACTTCCATAACTCGCTTATTcaataaccgattttgatgaaacaagtTTTAGATTGCTCCTCTGATTTTATTCTTTCTGATAAGATTGATTgtgttttggtttcctttaaaagaACACGTTGTTAAATGCAAGAAGACTACTCCTAACCATTCAGAGCTTGCACTTCTTCTTTATACCGTTGGTTATCCGCAGCGACCACAAAGTCTGACTGCAGTTCCTCCTCACTGAGTTGGTCCAAGGAAAGATCATTGCAGGGAGTGCTTAGACCAGACCCTAGTCCATCATCCTGTGTGATTCCTAGAGCCCGGTCCTGGTCCTCTTCGGCCATGAGTAGAAGGTTTTCATCGAGACCCTCGATGAGGCTTAGGCTAGAGATGCGCCCATCAGCTAGAGATAGAAACAGATGGCAATTGAATGGGTAAAGGCTTCCAAAGAACTACAACAATGGGGTTCTTGTTTCACAAGAATTTAAGTCTGACTTTAACTTGAACCTTAATTCCCACTTAAATGTGGTATATACATCACATCTCCACATTGGTCAGATGATGTTCAGGGGAACTAAGCACGTAAAAAGGGAATCATAACTTTCAGTCAGACCTACCGTTTATGAACACCTCCCAGATTAGGTATATTGACAAAATTATCATTTGAACATATAGCTTAATAGGACTGCAGAAGACATAATGGatcatgttttcatttcattgatattataTAATAAGATAACATTTTAGCAATAAAGTAGTGTGCTGGGTGAAAACTTGGAATATCTTGGAAACTTTCTAATAACTGAATCTATGAAATACTAGTGATACGATACAAGTTATTTTATGGACAACAAGCTGTAGCCTACTCTAAATCAAGCAATGAATCCCCCCCAGCATATAATTATTAaccaatattttacaaaatgtagtGATGAGTGGAATAGCCTACCTGTAATTCTGCCTTCGTTAGAGGCTAGTTCCCAAGTGAGTTGTTCCAAGGCATTATGGTCTTCTTCCTCTCTCCTTCTCACATACCCATCGTCATCATACCCCGTCATGTCGTCACCATCGACCTCGATACGACTGCTACTCCTCGGAGGCATACTGGACGCACTAGACGATGCTGAGTGGTCTCCGGTAGCTGTCTTCCTTGGCGCCACCTTGGATCCTTTCGCCTTGTCAGCCTGACTGAGTCTCCAGTGGAGAGTATTGTCAACATCCGAAGCACCTGCTTTTCGTTGGACCATTCCTGCGGATGTTCTAGGTGTCCGTTCTTGGATGCTGCTTCGTGGCTTGCTTGACATCGCTCTGGGAGTGCCAGTTGGGGCGGATCGGTTGCTCGAAGAGGAAGATGAGGTGTTTGCTTTCGTGGGTGATGCTGCCCCCGTTGCTGAGGGAAGAGACGATCGTTTCCTTCCAGACATGCTGGATGACTTGTTGTCTCTGGCTTGTTTTGGAGGTGATGGGGAAAGAACTGTGGCAGGCTGATCAGGGTGATTGGACATACTGCTATCGGGTCTCCAGGTTGATGGACCTTTAAATCAAGCAAGATCATAAAATTCAGTCAAATGCACTTTCACACAAATAGCACATTAGTATAGAAACATGATATTACACAAACCAGATTATGAAAAAGTTTTGATAACCTGTCATATGAACACAAATGCATCATGTCAACTCTCACTTATCAATGCTCTGGAGaagataaaattaaaatgtgctcatttttttttagcttagatttcaaaatttgacaaaattggTTTACACAAACTCATTAGAACTCTGATATGGCAACAAGAAACCGTGATCTTAGAGAATTTCTTCTAAAGTATATATTGCTTGCTGCTACTCCTCATGTTAAGCTTGAAAATTATCAACTTCATAATGATGAACAACCTAGCAATTTTCAGCAGAATGCAATGCAGAGAATTCAAATACCATATTCAAAAGCAGTCTCATAGAACTAGCGATGCAAACCAGCTTTAAGCTTGTCACACATAGTTAGCAATCCTCACCTTTATAGGAACATTCAGGTAGTACATTAGTAGGTGTGTTCATTCTCACTGGCTCTGCTTGACTTCCACCAGAACTTTCCTTGTCTTTGACTTCTACACCACCCATGAAGAATGATCCCAGTCCATCCTGATAGCCCTGCTGATGCTGCAAGCCAGAGCGCATCCTACCAATCTCCCGGAGTTCCTTAGAGGGCAATGTGGTGATGCCTGTAGAAGGTGGCCTTTCTGTTGCTGATCGCCTGCCTTGAGAATCTTCCTGTCCTTTCTGTTTCCCAACTCCTGCAGAAGACTGACGCTCTTTGGAGGACTGACTCCCATTGACCATACTTTCCGGTCTATTTTTCTGGATCGTGCTTTCTCGTTGACTGCTCAAAGCAGAACTGGTCTTGGAGCCAGGTCTTCCTTGAGCAATCTGCTTCCCGCTGCCAGGACCGGCCTTAGATGCTGACCGGACAGTATTCCTTGATGAATTCCTGGACGGAGTTTGTTTTTCATGATCCTTCCCGACTGCGGACTTTGCAGCACTCCCTGACACTCTGTCATCAATCCTTGATCCTTTTCCCGAAGGCATCACCTTCGGCTTGTCCCCCTTCGTGCTTGAATCTGTGAGTTTGATTTCAGAGTTATTGTTATCTGGTGTCATCACCTGGACATGCGGTGATGGAGCGTTGATGACGGAATCCCATTCCTGAACGCTGTAAACAGATTGGACTTCAAGATCTTTCTCCACAAAGGGACCCTGAAGAAACAAAACATCAAAAAGAGGATAT contains:
- the LOC121429786 gene encoding zinc finger B-box domain-containing protein 1-like, giving the protein MASKPFNTSAKEPMSVKLRGLNASKSVTRQLEIDSRRMEERLRELKVAMNREKQERERQGSAGSGGIWSSAKTTAPVNDVIKKKSPTKPSKPGENKVRKIKVLKDTPIELPKRAPKKTQPALNSVRKSFSGPPCGQCEEKAVALTCMECGENYCAGCFAKFHLKGALRQHRSIPFQSGSNENSPHSSLEASSNSQPGSIKQTVPKTSSGADSHSNQPGRIIIAKTTPPKNPSPKPANSAFDGEYNEEESAASFAAALAEWRQAKKGGQQNGIAGQTAKKDVHDMGSGTAAAIDEDKIPVEISFQDNSSMSYADRLLLKKHRRTDLPPALSPSPSQLANHYLPRETHSRISDSDLTNGHIDPSEEELEMEEEHQRYANIFIKESPREEMVRPSSTLTIMEITDEGPFVEKDLEVQSVYSVQEWDSVINAPSPHVQVMTPDNNNSEIKLTDSSTKGDKPKVMPSGKGSRIDDRVSGSAAKSAVGKDHEKQTPSRNSSRNTVRSASKAGPGSGKQIAQGRPGSKTSSALSSQRESTIQKNRPESMVNGSQSSKERQSSAGVGKQKGQEDSQGRRSATERPPSTGITTLPSKELREIGRMRSGLQHQQGYQDGLGSFFMGGVEVKDKESSGGSQAEPVRMNTPTNVLPECSYKGPSTWRPDSSMSNHPDQPATVLSPSPPKQARDNKSSSMSGRKRSSLPSATGAASPTKANTSSSSSSNRSAPTGTPRAMSSKPRSSIQERTPRTSAGMVQRKAGASDVDNTLHWRLSQADKAKGSKVAPRKTATGDHSASSSASSMPPRSSSRIEVDGDDMTGYDDDGYVRRREEEDHNALEQLTWELASNEGRITADGRISSLSLIEGLDENLLLMAEEDQDRALGITQDDGLGSGLSTPCNDLSLDQLSEEELQSDFVVAADNQRYKEEVQALNG